The proteins below come from a single Notamacropus eugenii isolate mMacEug1 chromosome 7, mMacEug1.pri_v2, whole genome shotgun sequence genomic window:
- the LOC140514517 gene encoding olfactory receptor 4F3/4F16/4F29-like, with protein MDETNQSVVTKFVFKGLTNSWVMQIFLFVFASVFCLASLLGNTLIVLTVASNSQLQSPMYFLLVHLSFIDMIDSCMVNPKMISDLFKKHKLISFEGCVSQIFFIHAVGATEMVLLIAMAFDLYIAICKPLHYLTIMNLRVCISIVVISWTIGISHSFFQLAFVIKLPFCGPNKLDSFYCDLPWFIRLACTDTYRLQFLITANSGFISLGAFFILIISYIVILITVRQHSSGGSSKALSTLSAHISVVILFFGPCIFVYVWPFPTFPVDKYLALFDSVITPFLNPTIYTLRNKEMKQSVKRLWGQLMRSPTMS; from the coding sequence ATGGATGAAACAAATCAATCTGTAGTCACTAAGTTTGTGTTTAAGGGACTCACCAATTCTTGGGTGAtgcaaatttttctctttgtatttgccTCTGTGTTCTGTTTGGCGAGTCTCCTAGGGAACACCCTGATTGTGCTCACAGTGGCCTCTAACTCTCAATTACAATCCCCCATGTACTTCCTGCTGGTCCACCTCTCCTTCATTGATATGATTGATTCCTGCATGGTGAACCCCAAGATGATTAGTGACCTTTTCAAGAAGcataaattaatttcctttgaagGCTGTGTTTCTCAGATCTTCTTTATTCATGCTGTTGGAGCTACTGAAATGGTACTTCTCATAGCCATGGCATTTGACCTCTATATAGCTATATGTAAGCCTCTCCACTACCTGACTATTATGAACCTAAGAGTGTGCATTTCTATTGTGGTAATTTCCTGGACAATTGGAATTTCTCACTCCTTCTTCCAATTGGCCTTTGTGATAAAGTTGCCTTTCTGTGGCCCTAACAAATTGGACAGCTTTTACTGTGACCTTCCTTGGTTCATTCGACTTGCCTGCACAGACACTTACAGACTGCAGTTCCTGATCACTGCCAATAGTGGGTTCATCTCTCTGGGAGCCTTCTTCATTTTGATCATTTCCTACATTGTCATCCTGATCACTGTTCGGCAGCACTCTTCTGGGGGTTCATCCAAGGCCCTCTCTACACTGTCAGCTCACATCTCTGTAGTGATCTTGTTCTTTGGCCCATGTATCTTTGTCTATGTGTGGCCATTTCCCACATTTCCAGTGGACAAATATCTTGCCCTTTTTGACTCAGTTATCACTCCCTTTCTGAACCCTACCATCTACACATTAAGAAACAAAGAGATGAAACAATCAGTGAAGAGACTATGGGGTCAGCTCATGAGATCCCCAACTATGTCTTAA
- the LOC140514926 gene encoding olfactory receptor 4F3/4F16/4F29-like: MDGTNHSVVYEFVLMGLTNSWGLQLFLFLFSSVFYMASMLGNFLIVLTVISEPHLHSPMYFLLANLSFIDMIDSCIVTPKMICDLFKKHKFISFGGCVSQIFFIHCIGGVEMVLLIAMAFDRYIAICKPLHYLTIMNLRICIGILISGWIIGLIHSLIQLAFVIKLPFCGPNKVDSFYCDLPRFIKLACTDTYKLQFLVTANSGFISLGAFFILIISYIIILATVQRHSSGGSSKALSTLSAHITVVILFFGPCIFVYVWPFPTLSLDKFLAIFDSVITPFLNPTIYTFRNKEMKVAMKRLWSQLMKFQTFS, encoded by the coding sequence ATGGATGGAACCAATCACTCTGTGGTTTATGAGTTTGTGTTAATGGGACTCACCAATTCTTGGGGACTtcaactttttctctttctgttctcttctgtattCTATATGGCAAGCATGCTGGGTAACTTCCTTATTGTGCTCACAGTGATCTCTGAGCCTCATCTACACTCTCCCATGTACTTCCTGTTGGCCAATCTCTCTTTCATTGACATGATTGATTCCTGCATTGTGACCCCCAAAATGATTTGTGACCTTTTTAAGAAGCACAAATTCATCTCCTTTGGAGGCTGTGTTTCTCAGATCTTCTTTATTCATTGCATAGGTGGTGTAGAGATGGTGCTCCTCATAGCTATGGCCTTTGACCGCTATATTGCAATATGTAAGCCTCTTCATTACTTGACCATTATGAACCTGAGAATTTGCATTGGTATTCTGATATCTGGTTGGATCATTGGCCTCATCCATTCATTGATTCAATTAGCCTTTGTTATAAAGTTGCCCTTCTGTGGTCCCAATAAAGTAGATAGTTTTTATTGTGACCTTCCTCGGTTCATAAAACTTGCCTGCACAGATACCTATAAGCTACAGTTCTTAGTCACTGCCAACAGTGGGTTCATCTCTCTAGGTGCTTTCTTCATTTTGATCATCTCCTATATCATCATTTTAGCCACTGTCCAACGGCATTCTTCTGGTGGGTCATCTAAGGCTCTCTCAACACTGTCAGCTCATATTACTGTAGTGATCTTGTTCTTTGGTCCATGCATCTTTGTCTATGTGTGGCCATTCCCCACATTGTCATTGGACAAATTTCTTGCCATATTTGACTCAGTGATCACTCCTTTTCTGAATCCAACCATCTACACATTCAGAAACAAGGAGATGAAAGTGGCAATGAAAAGATTGTGGAGTCAGCTCATGAAGTTCCAGACTTTCTCTTAA